Sequence from the Nocardia brasiliensis genome:
AGCGGCCACAGAACCAGCGCGTACTCCCGGGAGACCGCCGTCGCGTTCGTCATCGACGCGGTCGAGTCCACCGGCGCGGCCACTCGGCACGATTTCGACATCGACCGAATCGTCACCACCGCACACGATGTCGTCGACGACTGGGACTTCCACGCCATGCAGCCGGCGACCTTCTGGCGCATCGCATCCAGTTTCATCCGGCAGTAGCCCACCGGGCGGCTCGGCATGGATACCGTAATGCCTTGTCCCGCAAGCCCTGAGCCATCTTGCTCCACTGGCGATGATTCAACCTCAGGCACAGGGATTGCGGCGCAAGGCATTACGGGTTCCACACTCGCCGAATCGGCCGATGCAGTTCGGACCGAGTAACCCCTCGCTCGCGCCGAACTACCGACAGGCGCTCGCACCGATCCCCTCGGTGCGGGCGCCCCGTCGTCTGATGCCCGTGTCGAATCTCGCGGCGCCCGAGCACCGTAGGCGGGTCCGGCCGCGATCGGCGAGGTCACCGATCGACCGTCACGTGACAACATTTCCGCCGTAGTAGACGCACGCTCGGTGCCGTCACACCGGCCCCGAAAACCGGAAAACCACGCCCGTCCTCGTGGCGGTGCGTGGCGTTCTGGGAGCCCCGTAGCGGGGCGACTCATAGCTCGGCGGCGTATCCGGCGAGGATCTCCATCGACTTCTCCGGCCGCTCGGCCTGGACGCTCAGCCGGTCCATCACCGACAGATACAGCGCGAGATCCTGCCTGCGGTCCAGGTACAGGGCGCTGGTCAAGTGCTCGAGATACACGATGTCGGGCAGTTCGGCCTCGGCAAAACGCAGAATGCTGAACGAGCTACCGGCGGCGGCGTGCTCGCCTGCCGAATAGGGCAACACCTGGATGGTCACGTTGGGCAGCTGGGCCAGCTCGATCAGATGCTCGAGCTGCTCGCGTTGCACGCGGGGGCCGCCCACGGGCCGATGCAGCGCCGCTTCGTCGATCACTGCCCACACGACCGGCGGATCGGTCCGGTGCAGAATCTCTTGCCTGCGTTGGCGAACCTGAACCCGCCGATCGGTGTCGGCGTCCTCATACCCGAGCGCCACCACTGCCCTGGCGTAGTCGGGGGTTTGCAGGAGTCCCGGAACAAGATGCGCCTCGTACGTGCGGATCTTGCTCGCGGCTTGTTCGAGGCCCAGGTAGGTACCGAACCACTGCGGCAGCAGGTCGCTGTAGCGATGCCACCAACCAGGTTCGTTCGCCTGCCTGGCCAACTCGAGGAACCGCTGGCGCTCCTCGACGTCGTCGACGCCGTAGAGGGTCAGCAGATCCCGGATATCACGTTCCTTGAAACCGGTGCGGCCCAACTCGAGACGGCTGATCTTCGCGTGCGAACCGCGGATCGCATCGCCTGCCGCCTCGCGGGTGATGTTCTTGCTCTCCCGCAGTTTTCGCAGCTGGCCACCCAGGGCGATGCGGAGCACCGTCGGGCCTCGTTCTGCGACAACGGCATCGACATGTCCATCGTCACTGGGTTCAGCGATCATCGAGTTCGTCTCCGATACTCCGGGTTGCCCTCAGTGTGTCACAACCACCTGTCGCGAAACACACCGCACCGATCGCTAATGTTACCGCTCAGCTCGT
This genomic interval carries:
- a CDS encoding helix-turn-helix domain-containing protein: MIAEPSDDGHVDAVVAERGPTVLRIALGGQLRKLRESKNITREAAGDAIRGSHAKISRLELGRTGFKERDIRDLLTLYGVDDVEERQRFLELARQANEPGWWHRYSDLLPQWFGTYLGLEQAASKIRTYEAHLVPGLLQTPDYARAVVALGYEDADTDRRVQVRQRRQEILHRTDPPVVWAVIDEAALHRPVGGPRVQREQLEHLIELAQLPNVTIQVLPYSAGEHAAAGSSFSILRFAEAELPDIVYLEHLTSALYLDRRQDLALYLSVMDRLSVQAERPEKSMEILAGYAAEL